Proteins found in one Quercus robur chromosome 2, dhQueRobu3.1, whole genome shotgun sequence genomic segment:
- the LOC126713816 gene encoding uncharacterized protein LOC126713816 isoform X2, producing MFNLDSLNERRPEIVQAQTWMTGCIPESLDSFIESLVQRVNRKRFRFELGDSSNGPRLIAPQSEAAQPNADKKTPPEEQGLRLLNIPSQPGQHANPQETQQPTNLDHNVKDLSPFELLTLGPRPPSPVISAPSPTLSTSLSCSEDLNPTDEEAAKESSRKKLKDLEEISNKDSVVQSLRKKIIMQDHPLLGITWQKQAHLHSMSTLMQGFGKLASNSFLKSHEDYKLELQGAGQPLCSSTMQKKAQEYKPDILFLLETKLAKDKGQDIFKKVWILEWVGSPS from the coding sequence ATGTTTAATCTTGATAGTTTAAATGAACGAAGACCTGAAATTGTGCAAGCCCAAACCTGGATGACAGGATGCATACCAGAGTCTCTGGATTCTTTTATTGAGTCTCTAGTGCAAAGGGTTAATCGCAAGAGATTCAGATTTGAACTAGGGGATTCAAGTAATGGGCCGAGGCTAATAGCTCCACAATCAGAGGCAGCCCAACCCAATGCTGACAAGAAGACACCCCCTGAAGAACAAGGCCTGCGCTTGCTCAACATACCTTCTCAACCTGGCCAACATGCAAACCCACAAGAAACCCAACAGCCCACTAATCTAGACCACAATGTGAAAGACCTAAGCCCTTTTGAGCTCCTTACCTTAGGCCCAAGACCACCCTCCCCTGTAATATCTGCACCCTCCCCCACACTAAGTACCTCTCTGAGTTGTAGTGAAGACCTGAACCCAACAGATGAAGAAGCAGCCAAGGAAAGTTcaagaaagaaattgaaagatTTGGAAGAAATATCAAACAAAGACTCTGTTGTGCAATCTTTGAGAAAGAAGATAATCATGCAAGACCACCCACTACTTGGTATAACATGGCAAAAGCAGGCACATCTACATTCTATGTCGACTCTGATGCAGGGCTTTGGGAAGCTGGCCAGTAATAGCTTCCTCAAGAGCCATGAGGATTATAAGCTGGAATTACAGGGGGCTGGGCAACCCCTTTGCAGTTCTACAATGCAGAAAAAGGCCCAGGAGTACAAACCtgatattttgtttttgctggAAACCAAACTTGCTAAAGACAAGGGTCAAGATATTTTTAAGAAAGTGTGGATTTTGGAATGGGTGGGAAGTCCCTCGTGA
- the LOC126713816 gene encoding uncharacterized protein LOC126713816 isoform X1, whose amino-acid sequence MGRESYFYIFHFEYVEDLLHICNEGPWAVDEALLVLERWRPNLVLSHLQLNYISVWVQLHGLPLEYQYPELPKRMGQMMSLLERVNWEDRIPRNIRFMRIKVRIDPWLPVIAGFMLRLDDGSQVWVQCKYERVHKLCVKCGLIGHTHRQCTHCMDNIELMLYRQRLRIQDLHQVQYRYDAMQPQFSNDLQTFHKRRWTTQFWFGHITQLAGHANPHHSSPDHPNPSTPNSSHSNHATYPTTTNHPKNNEPNTTSTQQPDTNHQTHNGDTYLHAAINLLTLNHPNIPYLGGNQTVPPTPANSLISSNSNSLHGETEHPLNNQAENTLHADIPHPLLNPSNSGTNVTSFATRPPWLPLDETNLK is encoded by the coding sequence ATGGGTAGGGAatcatatttttacattttccaTTTTGAATATGTTGAAGATCTTCTTCACATTTGCAATGAAGGGCCTTGGGCTGTTGATGAGGCTTTATTAGTCTTAGAGAGATGGAGACCTAACCTGGTCCTGAGCCACCTCCAATTGAATTACATCTCAGTATGGGTTCAATTGCATGGATTACCTCTAGAATACCAGTACCCTGAGCTACCTAAACGCATGGGTCAAATGATGAGTTTGCTAGAGAGAGTGAATTGGGAAGATAGGATTCCTAGAAACATTAGATTCATGCGCATTAAGGTTAGAATAGATCCATGGCTTCCTGTTATTGCTGGTTTTATGCTAAGACTTGATGATGGGTCTCAGGTGTGGGTTCAATGCAAGTATGAGAGAGTCCATAAGTTATGTGTTAAATGTGGATTAATAGGTCATACTCACAGACAATGTACTCACTGCATGGACAACATTGAACTAATGCTTTATAGACAAAGACTAAGAATACAGGATCTCCATCAAGTCCAATACAGATATGATGCTATGCAACCACAGTTCTCAAATGATCTCCAGACTTTTCACAAGAGAAGATGGACTACCCAATTTTGGTTTGGGCATATCACACAGCTGGCAGGACATGCAAACCCTCACCATTCAAGCCCAGACCACCCTAACCCAAGTACTCCAAATTCATCACACTCTAACCATGCAACATATCCTACCACCACTAATCACCCTAAAAATAATGAGCCAAACACCACATCCACACAGCAGCCAGACACCAATCACCAAACACATAATGGTGACACTTACCTACATGCTGCCATCAATCTCCTAACTCTGAATCACCCAAACATTCCCTATCTAGGTGGGAATCAGACTGTTCCCCCTACCCCAGCTAACTCCTTAATCTCATCCAACTCAAATTCCCTTCATGGTGAAACTGAACACCCTCTGAACAACCAAGCTGAAAATACATTACATGCAGACATCCCTCATCCCCTGTTGAACCCATCAAACAGTGGTACAAATGTGACCAGCTTTGCTACGAGACCACCCTGGTTGCCCCTTGATGAGACTAATCTTAAATGA